In a genomic window of Magnolia sinica isolate HGM2019 chromosome 16, MsV1, whole genome shotgun sequence:
- the LOC131229274 gene encoding STS14 protein produces the protein MALTFPLRLASSLLACVVLTIFMGPALGSRHQFLEQSAPLRKPNATDEFLVGHNQARSLVHVGPLNWSQKLAAEVSRLVRYQRDNKSCNFADLSSSTFGANQAIGGLDMTPRQAIDLWASQKQFYNHANNTCAPGHDCNVYTQVVWKKTLEVGCAQARCVKKGATLTICFYFPPGNVIGEKPY, from the coding sequence ATGGCTCTCACCTTCCCACTAAGGCTAGCCAGCAGCCTGCTGGCTTGTGTAGTTCTGACCATATTCATGGGTCCAGCTCTCGGCTCACGCCATCAATTTCTAGAGCAATCAGCCCCACTTCGCAAGCCCAACGCCACTGATGAGttcttggtgggccacaaccaagCTAGATCGCTCGTTCATGTGGGCCCACTCAATTGGAGCCAGAAGCTAGCCGCCGAGGTGAGCCGGCTCGTAAGGTACCAGAGAGACAATAAGAGTTGCAACTTCGCAGACCTGTCGTCAAGCACGTTCGGCGCCAACCAAGCCATCGGCGGACTCGACATGACGCCACGCCAAGCCATCGACTTATGGGCCAGCCAGAAACAGTTCTACAACCATGCCAACAACACGTGTGCGCCGGGACACGATTGCAATGTATACACTCAGGTAGTATGGAAGAAGACATTAGAAGTAGGGTGTGCACAGGCAAGGTGTGTGAAGAAGGGTGCAACACTAactatttgtttttattttccacCTGGAAATGTAATAGGAGAAAAACCTTATTAG